DNA from Alnus glutinosa chromosome 2, dhAlnGlut1.1, whole genome shotgun sequence:
GCGTCCTCTTGGCATAGGAAAGGCAATGCTCACATGTTGTCGAAGGGTGTGCTTTGGTTTTTGAGGGTTTGTTggatttctttttgtgggctgccatgtttttcgctttctagttaggtgctctctcttatatattttcggtgtacttaggggcgccttacacttttaatagGACCAGTTTAGtacttataaatatatatatatatatatatatatttggatttgGTTTCTGAAAATATGATATGATCTTTTGCATGCCTGAGTTGTGTTCCTTTTTGACTTGCGTTAAGATCTTCCATAAGAAATGTAATTTGACTTAATGTGTTAATGTGCTTGGTAGTCCTTTGTTTGCTATTAATTTTCTATAATTCCAGGATGATTacctttttccttttgcttAGATTAGCTGTTACTTGTGTAGGAAGGCGATTCCATGTTAACGGATCGAGTCTGGGAGGCAATTGTTAAAGCTTTTGCAAGCCAAATGAAATCTGCTTTCACTGCATCAAGTTTTGTGAAAGAGATATTTACAATGGGGTACCCCAAACTCTTCTCCATTATAGAGAACCTTCTTGAAAGAATTTCGCATGATACTGACGTCAAAGGGGTTTTACCAGCTATCAGTTCAGAGGGCAGAGTTCAAATGGTTGCAGCAGTTGAAATATTCCAGACAGCATTCTTGGCTCTTTGCTTGAGTCGCCTGTCAGATCTTGTGAATTCCATATTTCCTGTGTCCAGCCGTGGAAGTGTTCCCTCCAAAGAACATATCTCAAAGATTATATCACGCATTCAGGAAGAGATCGAAGCTGTTCAGCTGGACGGGCATTTGACCCTTCTTGTCTTGCGTGAAATTGGCAAGGCTTTGATCCTGCTTGCACAACGTGCTGAGTACCAGGTAGTTCTTTTGTTTACTTGTGGAAAACAGATATTTCTAATGGAAGTAGATGTTTTCCTAATGACTAGGATGCCTAATGTTTCATTTTCGTTTGGGGAATTCATCAAGGATAGGAGCCACTAAATATTTGGATTTGTGTGGGTGTTGGAAAGAGAAGTATGGTTGGCATAATCGTGTTGATAGTTAGATGGTTGTTCTGTTGTGCCTTACCTGGACTACTTGGAAATAGGGCAGTAGTTGGACTTTTGAGGGGATGGACCATAtggttttatttcttaaaaactGTTTTGAGAGGACTGCATGGTGGGGTGTCTGCTCTTCATACTACTTTGTCTTCTAATTCTTTTTTGATTTCATTGATTGTTTGAATTTCAGATTGTTGTTTGTGTGAACAATACATAGGagtacaattttattttagaagtacAATTTTTTAGGTGTACAATTTCATAGGAGtacagttttatttttgtttgcgtgaacaatacatgaaaattttactttttatggtaaattttagaaatttatgcAGAATATCTTGGTGTATAAGTCAACTTCAATAATGTCTGAATTTTGTTCATAAATGAATACATTCCAATGACAGATATCCACTGGTCCTGAAGCGCGCCAAGTAAGTGGTCCAGCAACTGCCGCGCAACTGAAGAACTTCACATTATGTCAACATCTACAAGAAATTCATACACGCATATCTTCAATGATTACTGGACTTCCCAGCATTGCTGCAGATGTGTTGTCTCCCTCGTTAGGTGCAGTATATGGGGTTGCCTGTGACTCAGTGACCTCCTTATTCCAGGCAATGCTTGAGCGCCTTGAGTCTTGCATCTTGCAAATTCATGACCAAAAATTTGGTGCGCTTGGTATGGATGCTGCAATGGACAACAACGCATCACCTTACATGGAGGAGTTGCAGAAGTGCATTCTTCACTTCCGTAGTGAGTTCCTATCTAGGCTGCTGCCTTCTGCAACAAATGCTACCGCTGGAGGGGCGGAAACCATATGCACTAGGCTTGTTAGGAACATGGCTTCACGGGTTCTAATATTCTTTATCAGGCATGCTTCTCTCGTTAGACCCCTTTCAGAATCGGGCAAGCTTAGGATGGCCAGAGACATGGCTGAGCTGGAGTTAGCTGTGGGTCAGAATTTGTTCCCAGTAGAGCAACTTGGTGCACCATACCGAGCCCTTCGAGCATTCCGACCTCTTATTTTCTTAGAAACATCTCAACTGGGAGATTCTCCCCTTCTTCAAGATTTGCCACTAAGTGTAATTCTTCACCATCTTTACTCCAGAGGCCCTGAAGCATTGCAGTCACCGCTGCAAAGAAACAAACTTACACCTCTGCAGTATTCCTTGTGGCTAGATTCTCAAGGTGAGGATCAGATCTGGAAAGGTATCAAGGCAACTCTGGATGATTATGCTGCAAATGTTAGGGTCAGAGGAGACAAGGAGTTTAGCCCTGTATATCCTCTTATGCTTCGATTAGGATCGTCCTTGACAGGGAATACTCCAGCATCCCAAAAGCCTTGATAATTTAGTATACCTCTTTTAAAATCATTCTCAAACCAGAATGGTGTTCACCAGGTTTTTGCCTTTAGGTAGATGTTGCAGGTGGAACTTGGAAATAGTTGCCGAAACTTCACAAAAGACCATACTGGTTCAAGTGGCAACTTTGAGGtatacaaaattttaaacaaccccccttttctctcttattttgatttcttttacaGCATAACTTACACTCTGTTTTGTCtttattaattaagtttttttttttaatttatttcctttttagtAGGTTCATACTTGATGGCTGGATCCGCAGAATGGCTGCATCGATTTCATTTGTATCTAGTCTAGAATATTTTTCGAGTTTGGTTATTGTATCCATTGTTTCACCCACTTGTCGTCCTTTCATTTGTAGTCATAATATTCCCTAATTCTtgtgtaaaatataaaaatgttcGACAGATCTCATGTAATAGTTACACTGATAAGGAAAttctgttttaaaaaaaaaaaaaaaaaagaacatctTCAACATTCGGATTGTGGGATGTTGCATCTTTAATTAATTCTTGTATCAGTTCTCTTTATATTTTCCCTTATCCTTTGACAGCAGCTCGTAGATAGGTTAATGGAAGATTGAAGCTTATTACTATTGCCAAGTTTAAGAAGTTGACTTACTATGTTAAAGAAGCTCGATAAATAAGATAATATGGAGaagtattttccattaaaagaaaaaaaaaaaaatccgtttcTTTTGAACAAATGGTGATTTAGTAAAGCACTACTAGCGTTTCTTTGAGGTTTCGCTGGTTGGCCGTGATTTACAGCCATGAACAAAGAGAAAGTCAAGAACTTCCGTTTCCCTTTCAGTGGTGAATTTCAGTGTTGTATGCTTGAATAAGAAATGTTTTAGGGAGTGAGGAACGTTCAGCTGTATTCAGGGACTTCTGGTTATATATATCCATTATAGCTAGTAGTGATGCCAGAGTTTTTAATTGATGATTGGTGGGATTCATTTTGGTATTAGGAATCAACGCCTAGCGGTAGAGCTATATACGAACAAAGCCGCTCAAGAACAGGGTCAGACTCGGTTTGGATGTGAGCGGCCTCATTTGCTTCTCTTCTGATATGATTACCTTGCCACTCTTGCATATTATTCCTAACATGATTAGCTTGCAATTCTTTGTAAATTATTCAAGACAACTCTTGCATGACCATACCTGCTCTAGTTCCTTCCCTCCATTATAAGTGCCTGTACAATTTAGAGAGTATAGCCATTAAGAACAACCTTCAACAATCCCAAATttctagaaaaataataataaaaaatagcaaCCAGAGCACTCATGGTCACTAACACCTTTACCTCTTCGCATATGTAGTAATCTGCCCATCTTCTCCCTCTTCTCTCATTCCCCTAGAagcatttttaaaatcaacatgaGACTCTGGTGCCATCTTTACCAAATTATCAATAAATTCCTATGGAACCAAAAGTTTCCTTGCCACAACAGACATTTGCTCAagctcatcatcatcatccagTATGTACACTGCAATTCCTCAACAATTAATGTATATAAACTTTTCCCCTTCACAATAGCTTTTTCGAATCTTCCTGCTATGACTTTGATTCTAGAATAGTACCATTTGGATAATACTTCTTCTTGCAAAGGGAATCGAGTTCTCAAAGTAGTTTCCAACGCTACTTTGCCAACAAAACTTTGTTAAAATTAAAGCATTCTAAATCTCGAAATCCCAATCCGCCCTAAGACTTTGAGAACCCCATTTTAGACCAGCTCATCAAATGAATCTTCGACTCTTGCTTCTGATGTCCCCGGCCACTAAAATTTCTTCATCATGAAATTTATGCCCCGACGCAATGCCTTGGGTAGCTGAAAAACAATCATATTGTACCTAGTaattaacttatataaataTAGAGCATCACATATAAGTAAAACCTAGTTAATATGCTTACATATTCACTATAGTTACATACTAGTTAATTAGTTATTTCTAAGTTATAAACGTAACTAAGTACCTagctatataaatatataacatatggCTACTTATAGATTGtagttatataatatattatataacatgCTTACATTGACATATTATATACTTACACTATAGTCATACATAGTAACGTATTAATAAAGTTCAATAACAAAGTGATTAGTCAACAAtatgttaaagtattttcaaaattaatatgtatatatatttattttgtgtcttgggaaTGATTTAAAAGAAAGGTGTTAAAGaacattaaatgaagatagtctcacatgagaaaaagagaaattgaaGTTGACATTTATGAGgaccaacacactttaagcatttaaagtaatgcttgggtgtatactctagtacggtGCGAAGCACCGGACGCACGCGCGCGCGTGGCAGTGGCAGTGGGCTGTAGGGCGCTTTGATGGCGCACTTGGCACGAAGCATCAGAGCTTggagcgatctaatcatgacctttcGATTTTGGATGGTCCTGATCAATCGATTTagtggtttaatctaaaccatatgatgcttcttaggtaaatccagtggttggatttactggacaatcaaataaataaactgtaaggttaaatcacatttgatctaatggttgagattaattaataactatctaatggttattattaatcaatcatagacatttatttgatctgatggtcagatttaagtgtctgttaaaacagcagtttatgactgttacttgagcagttatggacggttggattagcagttatttcaatattatacagaagtaactgctgTCCAGTTATCAAAAATATACAGAAATAACTGTTGTACagtgttttaataaaagaaataacaaatttcttttatcttcaatgctttttctgataccttttgtatttaaaaattaaaaaagtctctgtctgtctcttgctataatagaaaaatctgaaagtgtTCGGGTTTAATCTTTCGTTAGTGCAAAACgtaattaaacaaacagaggattctgggctccattgtatcctggagaaatatttgctgtaacctttttgcatacctttttggtgggggcaaataatttcttaaagaAAGCGACGTTATAACGCGTCTTAGAAGCATTTCGTTTTTCTACTTTCGTTTATCTTTTCTAACACAATATTtgggctaatatatatatatatatatatatatatatatatatatatatatatatcatcatagGCTATATATTCAACCAATTATTTGCAAGCCAAAACCAAGAATCAATATATAGGAGTCCAATTAGTTAAGAAAATATTCTAAAGACCGAAACTCTTGCTGCTCAAATTTGTCGCAGCCCGTTGAAGTTGTGTATATATCCCTTGAACCAATTAATCTGAAGACTGAAGTTGTGTATCCCCTGAAACCAATCTACCTTAATTCAGTAATTATTGAGCATTAAGCTATATACAATTAATCTCTGCCAAAATTACTTTAATTTTGCCCCACTTAGCCACCAGATTACCCAAATCATAGTGTCCCACGTGGCACACTATGATTTGGAAGAGGGTATCCTAATATGTCATATTTGACAAGCAAAATCGACGGCCAGCGCCAAAATTCTATATTTTGATGTGACAATTAATAACACGTCAACATGGCTGCTACCGGATTCATACTGCCTTGTGTGATTGATGGACTccatctctttatatatatatatatatatatccttttcagactaattaattaattaattaattagttaaacAAACAATTACTactaatgtttttcttttcagtcTAATCGCAAGCCTACAAAGAGGCCGGGAGCTAGGTGCAATCATATGTATATAATCCGGCCTTTTGCACAACTTTCACACAACTAAGATATATTGGTGGCATTCATATTCATGGGTCCCACTAATGTGTCTGGAACTGAATCCTCTCCAATTGAGAGGAACTAGAGATGAGCTAGTTAGTTATACAggagggtatttttgtaatttcacacatgtataaataactggcTCTTCTCCAGTTGAGTTTCAACTGGAGAGAATCCTGTTGCAATGTGTCTTAGTTGTGTGGAAGTTGTGTAAAAAGGTTGTGAAATAGTCATTTTTCTATGAATTATTTACCTTAATTATGGGAGATTCTTCTTGACGTGCATCCATGATAATATTCATTAGGGCATGCACCTATACGtgtgtggatatatatatatatatatatatagaactagTGACAT
Protein-coding regions in this window:
- the LOC133861454 gene encoding conserved oligomeric Golgi complex subunit 5, whose amino-acid sequence is MASPASPLQKSSSPLQLLSTLNNPTTTATSALESLASDPILSAFLSASFSTTSFSSAALSSGSPASTAEKLHAAIRLLDSQLRHEVLSRHDDLLSQLSSLHHAELALSTLRSSVSSLHSSLRKARSDLSDPLRSIRSKTLQLSNLHSASDLLNHSVRALRLSRKLRDLAPLHDPEKLDLAKAAQLHAEILTLCQEYDLSGIHVVDEELRFVKEAGEKLRSEAMKVLERGMEGLNQAEVGTGLQVFYNLGELRGTVEQLVNRYKGMAVKSIGVALDMKAITAGSGGAFGPGGVRGSGTPQIGGGAKAREALWQRMGSCMDQLHSIVVAVWHLQRVLSKKRDPFTHVLLLDEVLQEGDSMLTDRVWEAIVKAFASQMKSAFTASSFVKEIFTMGYPKLFSIIENLLERISHDTDVKGVLPAISSEGRVQMVAAVEIFQTAFLALCLSRLSDLVNSIFPVSSRGSVPSKEHISKIISRIQEEIEAVQLDGHLTLLVLREIGKALILLAQRAEYQISTGPEARQVSGPATAAQLKNFTLCQHLQEIHTRISSMITGLPSIAADVLSPSLGAVYGVACDSVTSLFQAMLERLESCILQIHDQKFGALGMDAAMDNNASPYMEELQKCILHFRSEFLSRLLPSATNATAGGAETICTRLVRNMASRVLIFFIRHASLVRPLSESGKLRMARDMAELELAVGQNLFPVEQLGAPYRALRAFRPLIFLETSQLGDSPLLQDLPLSVILHHLYSRGPEALQSPLQRNKLTPLQYSLWLDSQGEDQIWKGIKATLDDYAANVRVRGDKEFSPVYPLMLRLGSSLTGNTPASQKP